Below is a genomic region from Microbacterium galbinum.
GGCCGCCGTTCGCCGTGTCGAGAACGAACAGGGTCGTGACGCTGCCCGGCTCCACCGAGACCTCTGCGGTGTCGGCCACGCCGTCGCCGGCGAGTTCGAGCGACCAGTCGCCCGCGGGGATCTCCGCGTAGCCGGTGGCCGATCCCGCCTTCGCGTCCTGGGCGATCGCATCGCCCTGGGCGGTCGTGACGTCGACCTCGGGGGTGATCGTCGACGCCTGGATGAGGCGGATGCGCGCGGAACCGGCGGCCGGCTCGCTCAGGTCGTCGTCGAAGGAACGCACCTGCAGATCGTTCGTCGGGCCGTAGGCGGCGACGGTGGTGGCAGTGCCCGAGTCGATGGTGACGGTCTCGGAGATCACCGGCACGCTCGAGCCGGAGGCGCCGGCGGGAACCATGCTGACGGTGTACGTACCCGCCGGCAGCTCCTCGTAACCCGACACATCGCCGTACCCGACGCCGTTGAGCTCGAACAGCGTCGATCCGCCGCTGACCGCCGAGACGCGCACATCGACGGATTTCGTGTCGGGGGACAGGTGGCCCAGGCGCAGCCAACCGGCCTGTTCCGTGGTCGCGGTCGGGGCCGTCGAGCTCGGTGAGGTGCCGTCGGCCGCGGTGGCGGCCAGGGGTGCCGCGGTGAGCACGAGAAGCGCGGTCGCGCTCGTGGCCAGGGTCGCCTTCAGGTGCGGGAATCGTGAGGTGTTCATGATGTTCTCCTTCTGAATGGGTCGTGGATCGTTCGGTCGGGTTACGGCAGGGTCGACTGGAGTGAGACCGAATAGCGGAGGACGACCGTGTCGCCGTCGATCGCGACATCGGCGGGCTCGTAGGTTCCGTCCAGGGACTCGACGAGGGCCTTCGCGTCGGGGCCGAGGACGCCATCGACAACGGCGGGAGATCCATCGATCGCCGAGAGCGCCACCTGGCGGAAGGTCATCCCGTCCTCACCGGAGACGATCGGGAAACCGGAGACCGACACCGATCCGGAACCGGCCAGGGTCGCGAGTACGGCGATGATGCGGGCGTCCACCTGCCCCGCCGTCAGTCGGTCGCGGTCCTGATCGCTCAGAGCCACCTCAGGATTCGTCGCGAGCTGGGCGCCGAGGGCGGCGCGGTTGGCTTCGGCAGCCTCCGCCGTCATCGCCGCTTGTTCGGCACCGTCGATGGTCACTCGGCGGACCTCGACCGCTTGGGTCCCCGAGCCGAACCTCGCGACGACGACGGAGTTGTCGATCGCCTCCTGCACCTGCGGGAAGGCGCCGGGGAACGTGCGCATCGAGTCGGTCGTCACGACGTAGTCGGCGTCGCGCCATCCGTTCGGCGATTGCGTCTGCACGGCGGGATCGGTGTCGAGCTTGTAGTACCAGATGACGTTGTCACGATCCCATCCGGCCTTCACCAGATCGACCCACATCGCGTCGTCGACGATCAGCCGCTGGTCGGGCGAGGCATTCTCGATCAGCCACCCCTGTGCACTGCGCAGGGGTTCGTCGAGGTCGGCGAGCACGAAGCCGCGCAGCTGAGTGGTCCACAGCGGCACCGCCACCACGGCTCCGATCGCCGCCACCGACACAGCTCCCAGCGCGAGACCTCTCCGCGTGGCGTTCTTTCGTCGCAGACGAGCGATCGCGCCGTCGGTGACGCCCGCGATCAGCAGCGCTCCGAACGGGATCAGCATGATGACGTACGGCACCGGGAGGTATCCGCCGGGACGCAGCATGAAGACGGTCATTCCCCACAGCAGCAGGGCGTAGGGGCGGAATCGGGGGAGGAAGAGCGCCGCGGTCGCCGAGAGGAGGCTGAGGACGATGAAGACGGGGTCGAGCTGCCACCACATCCCCAGGGTGCGGTTGAGCAGTGAGTCCGGATCCGCGAGGGATCCGCTGCCCTCGCGCGACCCGAGCTGGAAGGTGACACCCTCGATCAGGCTCACCCGTCCTGCGCCGCTGAACAGTTCGCCCTTCACCGCGGCGAGCAGCAGATAGCTCCCGCCGATCAGCACGAGGATGCTCGCGGCGACGGACAGCGTGTAGCGCCGGGTCTCTCGTCGAGCCGCGCGCACCATGACCCAGATCAGGACGGGCAACGCGAGCAGGAACGTCTCCTTGGTGAGGACCGCGATGCCGAAGGCGAGCGCCGAACCGGCGAAGGCGGCGAGCTGACCGCGGCGATTCATGGCGAGGAAGAACGCGAGCAGTAGCCACGGCACCGCGATGTTGTCGAGGTAGACCGTGCGATGGAACTGCACGGCGAGAGGCGAGAGCGCGAAGAGCAGTCCGGTGGCGGCGGCGGCGCCGCGAGACATGCCCAGGCGCCGCGCCAGAGCCCACAGCAGAACGACGGAGACGAGTGCC
It encodes:
- a CDS encoding ArnT family glycosyltransferase; this translates as MSTTLEKPRPTEPAAFAAEERSTSTSVHRPGPPLANWLRAHGRDLLWLLPVLLISAVVNFLNLGGSPQRIDDEGTYTAQAWAVTHLGELAHYTYWYDHPPLGWLQIAGYTQLTGAFERWDIAVLAGREAVLVAALVSVVLLWALARRLGMSRGAAAATGLLFALSPLAVQFHRTVYLDNIAVPWLLLAFFLAMNRRGQLAAFAGSALAFGIAVLTKETFLLALPVLIWVMVRAARRETRRYTLSVAASILVLIGGSYLLLAAVKGELFSGAGRVSLIEGVTFQLGSREGSGSLADPDSLLNRTLGMWWQLDPVFIVLSLLSATAALFLPRFRPYALLLWGMTVFMLRPGGYLPVPYVIMLIPFGALLIAGVTDGAIARLRRKNATRRGLALGAVSVAAIGAVVAVPLWTTQLRGFVLADLDEPLRSAQGWLIENASPDQRLIVDDAMWVDLVKAGWDRDNVIWYYKLDTDPAVQTQSPNGWRDADYVVTTDSMRTFPGAFPQVQEAIDNSVVVARFGSGTQAVEVRRVTIDGAEQAAMTAEAAEANRAALGAQLATNPEVALSDQDRDRLTAGQVDARIIAVLATLAGSGSVSVSGFPIVSGEDGMTFRQVALSAIDGSPAVVDGVLGPDAKALVESLDGTYEPADVAIDGDTVVLRYSVSLQSTLP
- a CDS encoding DUF4397 domain-containing protein; this translates as MNTSRFPHLKATLATSATALLVLTAAPLAATAADGTSPSSTAPTATTEQAGWLRLGHLSPDTKSVDVRVSAVSGGSTLFELNGVGYGDVSGYEELPAGTYTVSMVPAGASGSSVPVISETVTIDSGTATTVAAYGPTNDLQVRSFDDDLSEPAAGSARIRLIQASTITPEVDVTTAQGDAIAQDAKAGSATGYAEIPAGDWSLELAGDGVADTAEVSVEPGSVTTLFVLDTANGGLTILPILDSASVGDVPDGGVDTGGGYLSSTAGLLLAASKALDAVL